From Linepithema humile isolate Giens D197 chromosome 8, Lhum_UNIL_v1.0, whole genome shotgun sequence, one genomic window encodes:
- the LOC105676760 gene encoding acylphosphatase-1-like, with product MFRFVFFACLLFSLLFLEKLPLSTEEAEMSKTLAVDFEVFGIVQGVFFRKYTQKRGQELGLKGWCMNTPNGTVVGRLEGEKAKIDEMKQWLRHTGSPQSRIDKAEFRNEKEISQSSLSGFEIRK from the exons ATGTTTAGATTCGTATTCTTCGCGTGTTTATTATTCTCGTTGCTCTTTCTCGAGAAGTTGCCACTGTCAACGGAAGAGGCGGAAATGTCAAAGACGCTCGCAGTAGATTTCGAAGTCTTCGGCATCGTACAAG GTGTCTTCTTCAGGAAG TACACGCAAAAACGTGGTCAAGAGTTGGGTTTGAAAGGATGGTGTATGAACACTCCGAATGGTACCGTGGTCGGTCGTTTAGAGGGAGAAAAAGCTAAAATCGATGAAAT GAAACAATGGCTCCGTCACACCGGAAGTCCTCAATCGCGGATCGACAAAGCGGAATTCcggaatgaaaaagaaatctcGCAATCATCACTTTCAGGCTTCGAAATCAGAAAATAA